A genomic segment from Nasonia vitripennis strain AsymCx chromosome 4 unlocalized genomic scaffold, Nvit_psr_1.1 chr4_random0007, whole genome shotgun sequence encodes:
- the LOC103318105 gene encoding uncharacterized protein F54H12.2-like has product MAFLHTHSCECLKSKLLLFDIPPTETTIEGSHWVQYKPISSLTDDSPIEFVIPGNSDGYLDLAHTMSLTRVSIKSSTSEEDVAEADRAAYRLLTARVRPVNNFTHSLFNQVGVFFNKKPVSPPTNAYAYRAYIETLLNYGPAAKTSHLSTVLWCNNTAGKMNNTENLNEEFVERRKLLAANKPVDLVGHIHTDVFNQEKLLLNGVKLRVRLVKSHDNFRLMDPAGSFSVHIKEANLLVRRVKISPSILLAHPQLLSQTTAKYPLTRVEVKAVTMHNGVHGETLDNIILGQLPKRNILGFVNNKAFNGDRLLNPFNFEHFNINFLCLYVDGVQVPSKPLQPDFTTRNLYVDAYHTLFSGMEIHFLNEGNQVTRENYPHGYCLFAFDLTPDLSANDCSHWNLIKHGSVRLEVRFSNALRETDNCILYAEYYNILEIDASRQVIIDFSS; this is encoded by the coding sequence aTGGCGTTCTTACATACCCATTCGTGCGAGTGTTTAAAGTCGAAGCTACTATTGTTTGACATTCCACCGACCGAAACAACGATCGAAGGCTCGCATTGGGTTCAATATAAGCCTATATCGTCTTTGACCGATGACTCACCGATAGAATTTGTGATACCCGGGAACAGCGATGGATATCTCGATCTGGCTCATACAATGAGCTTAACTCGTGTGAGTATAAAATCTAGTACAAGCGAAGAAGATGTGGCTGAGGCTGATCGAGCGGCTTACAGACTTTTAACAGCCCGGGTGAGACCAGTCAACAATTTTACGCATTCACTATTCAATCAAGTGggtgtattttttaataagaaaCCCGTGTCACCACCTACCAATGCTTATGCCTACAGAGCATACATAGAGACGCTGCTAAATTACGGACCTGCCGCCAAAACCTCTCACCTCTCGACTGTTTTGTGGTGTAACAATACGGCTGGAAAAATGAACAACACAGAAAACCTGAACGAGGAGTTTGTGGAAAGGCGAAAGTTACTTGCTGCTAATAAACCTGTTGACCTAGTTGGACACATCCATACAGATGTGTTTAATCAAGAGAAGCTACTGCTCAACGGCGTCAAATTAAGGGTGCGTTTGGTGAAATCGCACGATAACTTTCGCCTGATGGACCCTGCGGGCTCTTTTTCCGTACACATTAAGGAGGCCAATCTTCTAGTGAGACGTGTAAAAATCAGTCCCAGTATATTGCTTGCACATCCTCAATTGCTCTCACAAACAACGGCTAAATATCCATTGACACGGGTGGAAGTCAAGGCAGTCACTATGCACAATGGTGTACACGGTGAAACATTGGACAATATCATATTGGGTCAGCTGCCGAAGAGAAACATCCTGGGTTTCGTCAATAACAAAGCTTTTAATGGTGATCGGCTGCTCAATCCCTTcaattttgaacattttaatataaactttCTATGTTTGTACGTTGATGGGGTGCAGGTGCCCTCAAAACCATTGCAACCGGACTTTACGACGAGAAATCTATATGTAGATGCGTATCACACACTGTTCTCCGGTATGGAAATACACTTCCTCAACGAAGGTAATCAAGTGACGCGCGAGAACTATCCCCACGGCTACTGTCTATTTGCTTTTGATTTGACTCCCGATTTATCGGCGAATGACTGCAGCCACTGGAATTTGATTAAACACGGTAGTGTTAGACTAGAAGTACGTTTTAGCAATGCACTAAGAGAAACGGACAATTGCATTCTGTACGCAgagtattataatattttggaAATTGATGCATCGCGTCAAGTGATCATAGATTTCAGCAGTTAA